GGTAGCTAGTTTTTACATTTTTTTGGCTTACTTTGCCATCTTTTACGACTAAAACATAAGAGTTTGTAGCGCTTTGTTGAAGGGCAACTTGTGGGATGTTAAAGGCATTTTTTTGAACAAATCCACTCATCTTTATATGACCAAATGCACCCGGTAAAATTTTACCCTCGCTATTATCAAAGCTAGCCTTTGCCAAAACGCTGCCAGTTGCGGTATTTACGACGTTATCTATAAAATTTACTTTACCATTAAAATTTTCGCCATTGACACTTAACACAGCGTCACTATTTAGCTGTTGCCATGAGCCGTTATCCAAATTTGTCTTTCTAGTTAGATTATCCACATCGGCGATATAAAATTCTGCTTCAATAGGATTTATTTTTGTAAGTCTTACAAGTTTTGTTTGGTTTGCTATGACAAGTGAGCCAACATCTACTTGGTTATCACCCACTACGCCGTCAAATGGCGCTGTAATAGTCGTGTATCCTAGATCTATTTTCGCATTTTTTAAATTTGCTTTTGCGCTTACTAAATTCGCATTTGCAATGTCATAAGCCGCAACTGCTGCGTCGTAGTCTTTTTGAGAGACTGCATTTTTCTTATAAAGGGCAGAAATTCTTTTAAACTCGGTCTCGGCATTTTTTAAATTTGCATTTGCTACGCCAACAGAGGCATCAAGTGAGTCAAAGCTAGCTTGATATTTTTCTGGATCTATCAAAAATAACTTATCGCCAGCTTTTACTTTGCTTCCCGGCTTAAAAAACTGCTTTATGATAGTTCCGCCAACTTTTGGATAGATAATAACATCTTGACTACTTACAACCGTTGCGGTGTAATCAAAACTAATAGGTATGTCTGTTTTTTGTGCGATAAAAATATCCACATGAGATAGTGGCATCTGGCGACCTGCTGCCGCTTTATTCTCTTTATTTTCAAAACAACCACTTAGAAATAAAACTGCAACCGAAAGTACAAGAGCACTTTTAAATTTTGCCATAAAAACCTCTCTTAATTTTAAATTTTAATATCATATTTAGTTTTTGTAATAATTGTTACAAAAATTTAAAGTTCTCGATTCTATTAGAAAACAAATAAAAAGTCAATTTTATTTTTTACTAACTCCATTCAAAAACAACTCAACACAT
Above is a window of Campylobacter concisus ATCC 51562 DNA encoding:
- a CDS encoding efflux RND transporter periplasmic adaptor subunit → MAKFKSALVLSVAVLFLSGCFENKENKAAAGRQMPLSHVDIFIAQKTDIPISFDYTATVVSSQDVIIYPKVGGTIIKQFFKPGSKVKAGDKLFLIDPEKYQASFDSLDASVGVANANLKNAETEFKRISALYKKNAVSQKDYDAAVAAYDIANANLVSAKANLKNAKIDLGYTTITAPFDGVVGDNQVDVGSLVIANQTKLVRLTKINPIEAEFYIADVDNLTRKTNLDNGSWQQLNSDAVLSVNGENFNGKVNFIDNVVNTATGSVLAKASFDNSEGKILPGAFGHIKMSGFVQKNAFNIPQVALQQSATNSYVLVVKDGKVSQKNVKTSYQTKDMVVVTEGLEEGDKIIVNNFLKIGVGAPVETDKDLSANFLNKDANATSSK